The following proteins come from a genomic window of Parambassis ranga chromosome 4, fParRan2.1, whole genome shotgun sequence:
- the rgs4 gene encoding regulator of G-protein signaling 4, whose translation MCKGLATLPATCLKSAKDIKHKISFLLQKPEPQAADQKPLKEKTAAAAAKRVPTAAEVEKWKESFSHVMSTDTGRTVFTNFLKSEFSEENINFWIACEEYKKTAPSKLPGRAKQIFQQYVESDALNEVNLDSVTREDTKQNMENACPSCFDVAQKMIYTLMEKDSYRRFLKSKLLQDLCQTESGSAEGKKEKKSCDCADNGQELAGGA comes from the exons ATGTGTAAAGGACTTGCAACCCTCCCTGCGACATGCCTGAAAAG CGCCAAAGACATCaagcacaaaataagcttcttaCTCCAGAAGCCTGAACCACAGGCAGCGGATCAGAAGCCGCTGAAGGAGAAaactgctgccgctgctgcaaAGAG GGTCCCTACTGCCGCTGAGGTGGAGAAGTGGAAGGAGTCTTTCAGCCATGTGATGAGCACAGACA cGGGTCGCACGGTTTTCACCAACTTCTTGAAGTCCGAGTTCAGCGAGGAAAACATTAACTTTTGGATCGCTTGTGAGGAATACAAGAAAACTGCTCCCTCCAAACTTCCCGGCAGAGCCAAGCAGATCTTCCAGCAGTATGTGGAGTCAGACGCTCTGAATGAG GTAAACCTCGACTCAGTAACAAGAGAGGATACGAAGCAGAACATGGAGAACGCCTGCCCGTCGTGCTTCGACGTGGCTCAGAAGATGATCTACACTCTAATGGAGAAAGACTCCTACAGGCGTTTCCTCAAATCCAAACTGCTCCAAGATTTGTGTCAGACGGAGTCCGGCAGCGCTGAagggaagaaagagaagaagagctgTGACTGTGCCGACAACGGGCAGGAGTTAGCGGGCGGCGCCTAA